One genomic window of Buchnera aphidicola (Greenidea ficicola) includes the following:
- the argS gene encoding arginine--tRNA ligase, with the protein MNIKNFLKKKIKKSFKINKISKKNKPIIKKNLKKTKLGEYQVNNIMKIASKKKKNSYKLAIKIAKKINLIGISKIIISKPGFINISLSKNWLEKKILLQIKSKRNNIPKLYSEKVIIDYSSPNISKEMHVGHLRSTILGDATAKIMKFLGYKVIKINHIGDWGLNFGIIISYLIKFKINIKKISLKNLNKYYVLAKKKYKKSKKFKKISQNYSIKLQNEKKKYIKLWKKIVKITINENQKLYQKLKINLNKKNIIGESKYRKMLPKITKELTKKKIAIKKKGCIIIFLNEFKNKKGKKMGVIIKKKNGLFLYTTIDIACIKYRFKKLKANRIIYYTDSRQKQHLKQVWIISKKAGYIPKKTKLEHHSFGMMLKKNKKPFKTRSGNIITLKSLIKKSILKAKKIILKKNPNIKKNKLKSLSEKIGIGAIKYSDLSKNRKTDYIFNWNNILSFQGNTALYIQYSYTRIISILKKNTIKKKIKQGNFKISNKIELKLSIKLLQFEEILIKTTKKGYSNILCNYLYELSVNFSYFYEKYSILFSNIKKKKNRLKLIFLIKKTLKLGLKILGISVIKKM; encoded by the coding sequence ATGAATATAAAAAATTTTTTAAAAAAAAAAATTAAAAAATCTTTTAAAATTAATAAAATATCAAAAAAAAACAAACCAATAATTAAAAAAAATTTAAAAAAAACAAAATTAGGAGAATATCAAGTAAATAATATAATGAAAATAGCATCTAAAAAAAAAAAAAATTCTTACAAACTTGCAATTAAAATAGCAAAAAAAATTAATTTAATAGGAATTTCAAAAATAATAATATCAAAACCAGGTTTTATTAATATATCTTTATCAAAAAACTGGTTAGAAAAAAAAATTTTATTACAAATAAAATCTAAAAGAAATAATATACCAAAATTATATTCCGAAAAAGTAATTATAGATTATTCCTCTCCCAATATCTCTAAAGAAATGCATGTAGGTCATTTAAGATCAACAATATTGGGAGATGCTACTGCAAAAATAATGAAATTTTTAGGATATAAAGTAATAAAAATAAATCATATTGGAGATTGGGGTTTAAATTTTGGTATAATTATTTCTTATTTAATAAAATTTAAAATAAATATTAAAAAAATTTCATTAAAAAATCTTAATAAATATTATGTTCTTGCTAAAAAAAAATATAAAAAAAGTAAAAAATTTAAAAAAATTTCACAAAATTATTCTATTAAATTACAAAATGAAAAAAAAAAATATATAAAATTATGGAAAAAAATTGTAAAAATAACAATTAATGAAAATCAAAAACTATACCAAAAACTTAAAATAAATTTAAATAAAAAAAATATTATAGGTGAAAGTAAATATAGAAAAATGTTACCAAAAATTACAAAAGAACTAACAAAAAAAAAAATAGCAATTAAAAAAAAAGGATGTATTATAATTTTTCTTAATGAATTTAAAAATAAAAAAGGAAAAAAAATGGGGGTAATAATAAAAAAAAAAAATGGATTATTTTTATACACAACCATAGATATAGCATGTATAAAATATAGATTTAAAAAATTAAAAGCAAATCGTATAATATATTATACAGATTCAAGACAAAAACAACATTTAAAACAAGTATGGATTATAAGTAAAAAAGCAGGATATATACCAAAAAAAACTAAATTAGAACATCATAGTTTTGGAATGATGTTAAAAAAAAATAAAAAACCTTTTAAAACAAGATCTGGAAATATAATAACACTAAAATCATTAATTAAAAAATCTATACTAAAAGCAAAAAAAATAATATTAAAAAAAAATCCAAATATAAAAAAAAATAAATTAAAATCTTTATCAGAAAAAATAGGTATCGGAGCAATAAAATATTCTGATTTATCAAAAAACAGAAAAACAGATTATATCTTTAATTGGAATAATATATTATCTTTTCAAGGAAATACTGCTTTATATATTCAATATTCATACACAAGAATTATATCAATTTTAAAAAAAAATACTATAAAAAAAAAAATAAAACAAGGTAATTTTAAAATATCAAATAAAATAGAATTAAAATTATCTATAAAATTATTACAATTTGAAGAAATATTAATAAAAACAACAAAAAAAGGATATTCAAATATATTATGTAATTATCTTTATGAATTATCAGTAAATTTTTCATATTTTTATGAAAAATATTCCATATTATTTTCTAATATTAAAAAAAAAAAAAATAGATTAAAATTAATTTTTTTAATTAAAAAAACATTAAAATTAGGATTAAAAATATTAGGTATAAGTGTAATAAAAAAAATGTAA
- the lepA gene encoding translation elongation factor 4: MKKIRNFSIIAHIDHGKSTLSDRFIQMCGGLSEREMSDQVLDSMELEKERGITIKSRSVTIKYINKKKKKYKFNFIDTPGHVNFSYEVSRSLAACEGALLIIDSTQGIEAQTLANCYLALDMNLKIIPVLNKIDLPTSNIKKVSQEIEDIIGISSKDTIYCSAKTGKGVKNLLEKIIKKIPHPKGNIKNPLQALIIDSWFDNYIGVISLIRIKNGFIKKNFKIQIMTNKKIFNVEKIGIFTPKKKNKKILSCGEIGWISCGIKNISYIPIGDTITLYKNPSKESLPGFKIIKPKIFSGIFPDNANKYELLKKALEKLKLNDASIFYEPEKSLILGHGFRCGFLGLLHMEIIQERLKREYNLNLISTMPTVMYKIILKNKKIIYLDNPCKFPNINFIKKIKEPIALCNIIVNRNYLGNIITLCSKKRGIQKNLIYYKNQVSLIYEIPMSEVILNFFDELKSLSSGYASLDYNFLKFKKSDIIKLNILINSKNIDSLSILIHKKKSQKYANDIIKKMSLLIPRHQFNIVIQASIGKKIISRRNISQLRKNVLSKCYGGDISRKKKLLKKQKIGKKKMKKIGNINISKKIFHILLNKNN; encoded by the coding sequence ATGAAAAAAATAAGAAATTTTTCTATAATTGCACATATTGATCATGGAAAATCAACATTATCAGATAGATTTATTCAAATGTGCGGAGGGTTATCTGAAAGAGAAATGTCAGATCAAGTTTTAGATTCTATGGAATTAGAAAAAGAAAGAGGTATTACAATAAAATCTAGAAGTGTAACAATAAAATATATAAATAAAAAAAAAAAAAAATATAAATTTAATTTTATTGATACTCCTGGTCATGTAAATTTTTCATATGAAGTCTCTAGATCATTAGCAGCCTGTGAAGGAGCTTTATTAATTATTGATTCAACACAAGGGATAGAAGCGCAAACATTAGCAAATTGTTATCTCGCATTAGATATGAATTTAAAAATAATACCTGTATTAAATAAAATAGATTTACCTACTTCTAATATTAAAAAAGTTTCCCAAGAAATTGAAGATATAATAGGAATTTCTTCTAAAGATACCATTTATTGTTCTGCAAAAACAGGAAAAGGAGTTAAAAACTTATTAGAAAAAATTATAAAAAAAATACCACATCCAAAAGGAAATATTAAAAATCCATTACAAGCATTAATAATAGATTCTTGGTTTGATAATTATATTGGAGTAATTTCTTTAATAAGAATAAAAAATGGTTTTATTAAAAAAAATTTTAAAATACAAATTATGACAAATAAAAAAATATTTAACGTTGAAAAAATAGGTATTTTTACTCCAAAAAAAAAAAATAAAAAAATTTTATCTTGTGGTGAAATAGGATGGATTTCTTGTGGTATAAAAAATATTTCTTATATACCTATAGGTGATACAATTACATTATATAAAAATCCATCAAAAGAATCTTTACCAGGTTTTAAAATTATAAAACCAAAAATATTTTCTGGAATTTTTCCAGATAATGCTAATAAATATGAATTATTAAAAAAAGCATTAGAAAAATTAAAATTAAATGATGCTTCTATATTTTATGAACCAGAAAAATCTTTAATTTTAGGACATGGTTTTAGATGTGGTTTTTTAGGGCTTTTACATATGGAAATTATTCAAGAACGTTTAAAACGTGAATATAATTTAAATTTAATTTCTACGATGCCAACAGTAATGTATAAAATAATATTAAAAAATAAAAAAATAATATATTTAGATAATCCTTGTAAATTTCCGAATATTAATTTTATAAAAAAAATAAAAGAACCAATTGCTTTATGTAATATCATTGTAAATAGAAATTATTTAGGAAATATAATCACATTATGTTCAAAAAAAAGAGGAATACAAAAAAACTTAATTTATTATAAAAATCAAGTATCATTAATTTATGAAATTCCTATGTCAGAGGTTATATTAAATTTTTTTGATGAATTAAAATCATTATCTAGCGGATATGCTTCATTAGATTATAATTTTTTGAAATTTAAAAAATCAGATATAATAAAATTAAATATATTAATTAATTCAAAAAATATAGATTCTTTATCAATTTTAATACATAAAAAAAAATCACAAAAATATGCTAATGATATTATAAAAAAAATGTCTTTATTAATACCTAGACATCAATTTAATATTGTTATTCAAGCATCTATAGGAAAAAAAATAATTTCTAGAAGAAACATTTCACAATTAAGAAAAAATGTTTTATCAAAATGTTATGGTGGAGATATTAGTAGAAAAAAAAAATTATTAAAAAAACAAAAAATAGGAAAAAAAAAAATGAAAAAAATAGGAAATATAAATATTTCAAAAAAAATTTTTCATATTCTTTTAAATAAAAATAATTAA
- the dnaQ gene encoding DNA polymerase III subunit epsilon: MVINNFLKRKIVLDIETTGMNFSGNLCNGHKIIEIGAIELINRKITKKKFHVYINPDRKIDHSAFKVHGISNNYLSNKPKFNSIFIEFLKFIKDSKLIIHNAKFDISFLNYEFKKLNLNIQNIEKNCKIIDTLKIARFLFPGKKNSLDALCSRFKINNSIRNLHSAIVDVKLLAKVYLIMTSYQKKILFENKSIDIKIKKKIKSSNKFDNIFFKKASLNESLIHKKYLNDIKKFNGICLWQDNK, translated from the coding sequence ATGGTTATTAATAATTTTCTTAAAAGAAAAATTGTTCTTGATATAGAAACAACTGGTATGAACTTTTCAGGAAATTTATGTAATGGTCATAAAATAATTGAAATAGGAGCTATAGAATTAATTAATAGAAAAATTACAAAAAAAAAATTTCATGTTTATATTAATCCTGATAGAAAAATAGATCATAGTGCATTTAAAGTACATGGAATATCAAATAATTATTTATCTAATAAACCAAAGTTTAATTCTATTTTTATAGAATTTTTAAAATTTATTAAAGATTCAAAATTAATTATTCATAACGCTAAATTTGATATATCTTTTTTAAATTATGAATTTAAAAAATTAAATTTAAATATTCAAAATATTGAAAAAAATTGTAAAATTATTGATACATTAAAAATAGCAAGATTTTTATTTCCTGGTAAAAAAAATAGTTTAGATGCTTTATGTTCTAGATTTAAAATTAATAATAGTATAAGAAATTTGCATAGTGCTATTGTTGATGTTAAATTATTAGCAAAAGTATATTTAATTATGACTAGTTATCAAAAAAAAATATTATTTGAAAATAAATCAATAGATATAAAAATTAAAAAAAAAATAAAATCATCAAATAAATTTGATAATATTTTTTTTAAAAAAGCTTCTTTAAATGAATCTTTAATTCATAAAAAATATCTTAATGATATAAAAAAATTTAATGGAATTTGTTTATGGCAGGATAATAAATAA
- the lepB gene encoding signal peptidase I: MLLKYIILLFIIILILNYKKKYKFNFKIKIIKNLFIIFKKIFFIILLTIIIKFFFYEPFYIPSNSMKPTLLNGDLILVNKYFYFIKNPFNNTILINYKKPNNGDIIVFKHPYYTNKIFIKRIIGLPEEYINYNINEKKIIIYKKYKNKKNCYIKKKITYFKKKKYYEENISNIKYLIILKKNFFSSKKKNIRFIIPKNNYFLMGDNRDNSYDSRYWGVINKKNIIGKTTNILFNIKFNIKNKLLKIKINRIFKNIYNK, encoded by the coding sequence ATGTTATTAAAATATATAATATTATTATTTATAATAATATTAATATTAAATTATAAAAAAAAATATAAATTTAATTTTAAAATAAAAATAATAAAAAATTTATTTATTATTTTTAAAAAAATATTTTTTATTATTTTATTAACAATAATAATAAAATTTTTTTTTTACGAACCATTTTATATTCCTTCTAATTCAATGAAACCAACATTATTAAATGGAGATTTAATATTAGTAAATAAATATTTTTATTTCATTAAAAATCCTTTTAATAATACAATATTAATTAATTACAAAAAACCTAATAATGGAGATATAATTGTTTTTAAACATCCTTATTATACAAATAAAATTTTTATTAAAAGAATTATTGGATTACCAGAAGAATATATAAATTATAATATAAATGAAAAAAAAATAATTATTTATAAAAAATATAAAAATAAAAAAAATTGTTATATAAAAAAAAAAATAACTTATTTTAAAAAAAAAAAATATTATGAAGAAAATATTAGTAATATAAAATATTTAATAATTTTAAAAAAAAATTTTTTTTCTTCAAAAAAAAAAAATATTCGTTTTATTATACCAAAAAATAATTATTTTTTAATGGGAGATAATAGAGATAATAGTTATGATAGTAGATATTGGGGTGTAATTAATAAAAAAAATATTATTGGAAAAACAACAAATATTTTATTTAATATTAAATTTAATATTAAAAATAAATTATTAAAAATAAAAATAAATAGAATATTTAAAAATATATATAATAAATAA
- the rnc gene encoding ribonuclease III: MNYFIINKIEKILCYKFKKKKLLIKALTHRSASNKNNEKLEFLGDSVLNFIISSEIYKKFSFSNEGNMSRIRSQLIKGKTLTKIANKFNLGKFLKLGQGELNSGGKKKKSILENTLEALIGSIFLDSNIKKTKKIILKWYKKKIKKINIKKIKKDPKTRLQEYLQSKHLPLPSYLIVQVYGKPHKQYFTINCSIKGIIKNLIGIGSNKRKAEQNSAQLTLIKLGIK; this comes from the coding sequence ATGAATTATTTTATAATTAATAAAATAGAAAAAATATTATGTTATAAATTTAAAAAAAAAAAATTATTAATAAAAGCATTAACTCATCGTAGCGCTAGTAATAAAAATAATGAAAAATTAGAATTTTTAGGAGATTCTGTATTAAATTTTATTATTTCTTCAGAAATATATAAAAAATTTTCATTTAGCAATGAAGGAAATATGAGTAGAATAAGATCTCAATTAATTAAAGGAAAAACTTTAACAAAAATAGCAAACAAATTTAATTTAGGAAAATTTTTAAAATTAGGACAAGGAGAATTAAATAGTGGGGGAAAAAAAAAAAAATCTATATTAGAAAATACTTTAGAAGCATTAATAGGAAGTATATTTTTAGATAGTAATATTAAAAAAACAAAAAAAATAATATTAAAATGGTATAAAAAAAAAATAAAAAAAATAAATATAAAAAAAATTAAAAAAGATCCAAAAACTCGTTTACAAGAATATTTACAATCTAAACATTTACCTTTACCATCTTATTTAATTGTTCAAGTTTATGGAAAACCTCATAAACAATATTTTACTATAAATTGTTCTATTAAAGGAATAATAAAAAATTTAATAGGAATAGGAAGTAATAAACGAAAAGCGGAACAAAATTCTGCTCAACTTACATTAATAAAATTAGGAATAAAGTGA
- the tadA gene encoding tRNA adenosine(34) deaminase TadA — protein MENGKIKIKKKIDKYWMKYAIKFAEENILNKEIPIGAVLIYKNKIIGTGFNSTIKKNDPTAHAEIIALRKGANLIKNYRLLNTTLYVTIQPCMMCFGAILHSRIKRLVFGSFSKKYFKNCEICKNFILKKNIFNKIIIKKIIFKKCSLLLKKFFKKKR, from the coding sequence TTGGAAAATGGAAAAATTAAAATTAAAAAAAAAATAGATAAATATTGGATGAAATATGCAATTAAATTTGCTGAAGAAAATATATTAAATAAAGAAATACCTATTGGAGCTGTTTTAATTTATAAAAATAAAATTATAGGAACAGGTTTTAATTCTACAATCAAAAAAAATGATCCTACAGCGCATGCTGAAATTATTGCTTTAAGAAAAGGAGCAAATTTAATAAAAAATTATCGTTTATTAAATACTACATTATATGTTACTATTCAACCATGCATGATGTGTTTTGGAGCTATTTTGCATAGTCGAATAAAACGTTTAGTTTTTGGTTCTTTTTCTAAAAAATATTTTAAAAATTGTGAAATATGTAAAAATTTTATTTTAAAAAAAAATATATTTAATAAAATAATTATAAAAAAAATAATTTTTAAAAAATGTTCATTATTATTAAAAAAATTTTTTAAAAAAAAAAGATAA
- the gpt gene encoding xanthine phosphoribosyltransferase: protein MSNKYIVTWKIVHFFAKKLALKLSFIRKWNKIIAVSRGGLIPATILGKELNIRYIDTICISSYNQNNNMKNLKIIKKSLLYDKDVLIVDDLVDTGRTAKVVRNFYKKSYFVTIFAKPIGKFFVDKYIIDIPQNIWVEFPWDI from the coding sequence ATGAGTAATAAATATATTGTTACTTGGAAAATTGTTCATTTTTTTGCAAAAAAATTAGCTTTAAAATTATCTTTTATAAGAAAATGGAATAAAATTATTGCTGTTAGTAGAGGAGGTTTAATTCCTGCTACTATATTAGGAAAAGAGTTAAATATAAGATATATTGATACAATTTGTATATCAAGTTATAATCAAAATAATAATATGAAAAATTTAAAAATTATAAAAAAATCTTTATTATATGATAAAGATGTTCTTATTGTAGATGATTTAGTTGATACAGGAAGAACGGCAAAAGTTGTTCGTAATTTTTATAAAAAATCTTATTTTGTAACTATTTTTGCTAAACCTATTGGAAAATTTTTTGTAGATAAATATATTATAGATATTCCCCAAAATATTTGGGTAGAATTTCCTTGGGATATTTAA
- the era gene encoding GTPase Era: MKKNNYYCGKITIIGKTNVGKSTLLNRLIKKKISIISYKSNTTQKNIKGIFTNKKHQFIYIDTPGCIYKKNFFYLKENINISDIIIFVINKNIWKIEDDNILQKIKKTKKPIILVINKIDCIKNKNILLPYINFIKNKFLFYSIIPISSKTGENINILHKIIKKILPKKKHIYTNNIITNYSDKKIIKEIIREKFINILNNELPYSIKIKLDYFKKKKIFYIIKIIILVKNIRHKKIIIGKKGKIIKKCNILARKDLEKFFNKKVHLFMWIKYKF; the protein is encoded by the coding sequence GTGAAAAAAAACAATTATTATTGTGGAAAAATAACAATTATTGGAAAAACAAATGTAGGAAAATCTACATTATTAAATAGATTAATTAAAAAAAAAATTTCTATAATATCATATAAATCTAATACTACACAAAAAAATATAAAAGGAATTTTTACTAATAAAAAACACCAGTTTATTTATATTGATACACCAGGTTGTATATATAAAAAAAATTTTTTTTATTTAAAAGAAAATATAAATATTTCAGATATAATAATTTTTGTAATAAATAAAAACATATGGAAAATAGAAGATGATAATATATTACAAAAAATAAAAAAAACTAAAAAACCAATTATCTTAGTAATAAATAAAATTGATTGTATTAAAAATAAAAATATATTATTACCTTATATAAATTTTATTAAAAATAAATTTTTATTTTATTCAATAATACCAATTTCATCTAAAACAGGAGAAAATATTAATATTTTACATAAAATAATAAAAAAAATATTACCTAAAAAAAAACATATATATACTAATAACATTATCACTAATTATTCTGATAAAAAAATTATTAAGGAAATTATTAGAGAAAAATTTATAAATATATTAAATAATGAATTACCATATTCCATAAAAATTAAATTAGATTATTTTAAAAAAAAAAAAATATTTTATATAATAAAAATAATAATTTTAGTTAAAAATATTAGACATAAAAAAATAATTATTGGAAAAAAAGGAAAAATAATAAAAAAATGTAATATTTTAGCTAGAAAAGATTTAGAAAAATTTTTTAATAAAAAAGTACATTTATTTATGTGGATTAAATACAAATTTTAA
- the mnmA gene encoding tRNA 2-thiouridine(34) synthase MnmA, with protein sequence MINKKKKIIIAMSGGVDSSITAWLLKKQNYIVEGLFMKNWEENDNKKYCSSKKNLKDVKKICKKLKIYLHKINFSYEYWNKVFKKFLKEYKKGNTPNPDILCNQKIKFKILLKYSINILKADYLATGHYAINKNINNKNFLYRGLDLNKDQTYFLYTLNYKKIKKIYFPLGFLTKKIIKKIANKKKFLVANKKSSTGICFIEPKNFKNFLKKYISKKKGKIFTIFGKNIGFHEGVSFYTIGQRKGMKIGGIKNFKNSSWYIIDKNIKKNILIVSQGKNNIYLKSYGFIIKNICWFNCKILKKKFFCNVQIRYRMSSIKCNLFPINNKKIKVILYHSLISVTLGQSAVFYKFNCCIGGGIIEKVFLINNVKY encoded by the coding sequence ATGATAAATAAAAAAAAAAAAATAATTATTGCAATGTCTGGTGGAGTTGATTCTTCTATTACTGCTTGGTTATTAAAAAAACAAAATTATATAGTAGAAGGTTTATTTATGAAAAATTGGGAAGAAAATGATAATAAAAAATATTGTTCTTCAAAAAAAAATTTAAAAGATGTTAAAAAAATATGTAAAAAATTAAAAATTTATTTACATAAAATAAATTTTTCTTATGAATATTGGAATAAAGTATTTAAAAAATTTTTAAAAGAATACAAAAAAGGAAATACTCCAAATCCAGATATATTATGTAATCAAAAAATAAAATTTAAAATTTTATTAAAATATTCAATTAATATTTTAAAAGCAGATTATTTAGCAACAGGTCATTATGCAATAAATAAAAATATTAATAATAAAAATTTTTTATATAGAGGATTAGATTTAAATAAAGATCAAACTTATTTTTTATATACATTAAATTATAAAAAAATTAAAAAAATTTATTTTCCATTAGGTTTTTTAACAAAAAAAATAATTAAAAAAATAGCAAATAAAAAAAAATTTTTAGTTGCTAATAAAAAAAGTTCTACAGGTATATGTTTTATAGAACCTAAAAATTTTAAAAATTTTTTAAAAAAATATATTTCAAAAAAAAAAGGAAAAATTTTTACAATATTTGGAAAAAATATTGGTTTTCATGAAGGAGTATCGTTTTATACTATTGGTCAAAGAAAAGGAATGAAAATAGGAGGAATAAAAAATTTTAAAAATTCTTCTTGGTATATTATTGATAAAAATATAAAAAAAAACATATTAATTGTATCACAAGGAAAAAATAATATATATTTAAAATCTTATGGTTTTATTATTAAAAATATTTGTTGGTTTAATTGTAAAATATTAAAAAAAAAATTTTTTTGTAATGTACAAATTAGATATAGAATGTCTAGTATAAAATGTAATTTATTTCCTATTAATAATAAAAAAATAAAAGTAATATTATATCATTCATTAATTTCTGTTACTTTAGGTCAATCTGCTGTATTTTATAAATTTAATTGTTGTATTGGTGGTGGAATTATTGAAAAAGTTTTTTTAATCAATAATGTAAAATATTAG
- the smpB gene encoding SsrA-binding protein SmpB codes for MNNKKKNIICVNKKIKYNYFIINKIVSGIVLQGWEVKSLRKKKVDINNSYISFIKNEVYLINSIIYATSCIDKSIPIIINRNRKLLLKKKQIKNLLFLKKKKRYTFVSFSLFWKKNFCKLKFALAKGKKKYDKRMIDKLNTWKMEKLKLKKK; via the coding sequence ATGAATAATAAAAAAAAAAATATAATATGTGTAAATAAAAAAATTAAATATAATTATTTTATAATTAATAAAATTGTTTCTGGTATAGTATTACAAGGATGGGAAGTAAAATCTTTAAGAAAAAAAAAAGTAGATATAAACAATTCTTATATTTCTTTTATAAAAAATGAAGTTTATTTAATAAATTCTATTATATATGCTACATCTTGTATAGATAAAAGTATACCTATAATTATTAATAGAAATAGAAAATTATTATTAAAAAAAAAACAAATTAAAAATCTTTTATTTTTAAAAAAAAAAAAAAGATATACTTTTGTATCTTTTTCATTATTTTGGAAAAAAAATTTTTGTAAATTAAAATTTGCTTTAGCAAAAGGAAAAAAAAAATATGATAAAAGAATGATTGATAAATTAAATACTTGGAAAATGGAAAAATTAAAATTAAAAAAAAAATAG
- a CDS encoding nucleotide exchange factor GrpE, which translates to MNIKKKNEDLILNNKKIKKFQKKIKKKIKKFNLLKLNYKKKKKEYNINFNKIKIRLNKEIQNIYKFSLKKIIIGLISNIDSLEQALLLNKKNFENIKNIKYKRKIKYILNKFNYLLKIFNVKKINKINIPFDPSIHEAISMQQSEKFLCNTVIFIMQNGYILNNRLLRPAMVIVSKK; encoded by the coding sequence ATGAATATTAAAAAAAAAAATGAAGATTTAATTTTAAATAATAAAAAAATTAAAAAATTTCAAAAAAAAATAAAAAAAAAAATTAAAAAATTTAATTTATTAAAATTAAATTATAAAAAAAAAAAAAAAGAATATAATATAAATTTTAATAAAATTAAAATAAGATTAAATAAAGAAATACAAAATATTTATAAATTTTCATTAAAAAAAATTATTATAGGATTAATTTCTAATATTGATAGTTTAGAACAAGCTTTATTATTAAATAAAAAAAATTTTGAAAATATAAAAAATATAAAATATAAAAGAAAAATAAAATATATTTTAAATAAATTTAATTATTTATTAAAAATTTTTAATGTTAAAAAAATAAATAAAATTAATATACCATTTGATCCTAGTATTCATGAAGCTATTTCTATGCAACAATCAGAAAAATTTTTATGCAACACAGTAATTTTTATTATGCAAAATGGATATATATTAAATAATCGTTTATTACGACCTGCAATGGTAATTGTTTCTAAAAAATAA
- the acpS gene encoding holo-ACP synthase, which produces MKIFGLGIDIIKISRIKKIINKFKKKFIKKILTKKEIIYYLKNKKTKKYIAKIFSVKESASKALGTGMRFGINFKNFEISNNKFGKPKLKFFKKSKKIFKKKKIKKIHVSISYEKKYIFSMVILER; this is translated from the coding sequence ATGAAAATTTTTGGTTTAGGTATTGATATAATTAAAATATCAAGAATTAAAAAAATAATAAATAAATTTAAAAAAAAATTTATAAAAAAAATTTTAACAAAAAAAGAAATAATTTATTATTTAAAAAATAAAAAAACAAAAAAATATATCGCAAAAATATTTTCTGTAAAAGAATCAGCAAGTAAAGCATTAGGAACAGGAATGAGATTTGGTATAAATTTTAAAAATTTTGAAATATCAAATAATAAATTTGGAAAACCGAAATTAAAATTTTTTAAAAAATCTAAAAAAATATTTAAAAAAAAAAAAATAAAAAAAATACATGTAAGTATAAGTTATGAAAAAAAATATATTTTTTCAATGGTTATTTTAGAAAGATAA